One window of Desulfobacterales bacterium genomic DNA carries:
- a CDS encoding helix-turn-helix transcriptional regulator, with translation MILETGELIAILRNRAGLTQQQLGESVFGDAVANPNVKVKKIEKGQQAPTPDELKKMASIFKVKVNELTPTETDATFILDNNLFEMFPEIRAYLQMLNEAAKANEKAIAASIITRIAEIINDKK, from the coding sequence ATGATCCTTGAAACTGGTGAATTGATCGCGATACTTAGAAATAGAGCCGGGTTAACGCAGCAACAACTCGGCGAATCAGTCTTTGGAGACGCAGTTGCGAACCCGAACGTTAAGGTAAAAAAAATAGAAAAGGGGCAACAGGCACCAACGCCGGATGAACTTAAAAAAATGGCCAGCATATTTAAGGTTAAGGTGAACGAATTAACTCCGACCGAGACCGATGCTACCTTTATTCTCGACAACAATTTATTCGAGATGTTCCCGGAAATAAGGGCATATCTGCAAATGCTCAACGAGGCCGCCAAGGCGAATGAAAAGGCGATTGCTGCGTCGATAATCACACGGATAGCTGAAATCATTAACGATAAAAAGTAA
- a CDS encoding ribonuclease H-like domain-containing protein: protein MNAKYVCFDLETIADRSILHHLPAVQPKGNLKDPAKIKEDIAEKEKDRLAKLGLDPLTCMIAAFGWADFNGNSGHFLLKDETHEAELELVENAWELLSKYSRFVTFNGINFDVPVLMMRSMRRHVRPAVKIDTKRYYIGNHVDLRMVLNNWNNMGAGTFDTYSKILLGKGKQEGIDGSMVQDFWDVGMRDEIGQYGERDAVDTMQLYELVKQYYL from the coding sequence ATGAACGCAAAATATGTGTGCTTTGACCTAGAAACAATCGCTGACAGGTCAATTTTGCACCACCTTCCAGCCGTCCAGCCAAAAGGGAATCTGAAAGACCCGGCAAAAATCAAAGAGGATATTGCCGAAAAAGAGAAAGATCGCCTGGCCAAGCTCGGGCTTGATCCGCTGACTTGCATGATCGCCGCTTTCGGATGGGCAGATTTCAATGGAAACAGCGGACATTTTCTTTTGAAGGACGAGACCCATGAGGCTGAATTAGAACTGGTCGAGAATGCCTGGGAGTTACTGTCAAAATACTCTCGCTTCGTCACATTCAACGGTATCAATTTTGATGTTCCGGTCTTGATGATGCGTTCTATGCGCCGGCATGTCCGCCCGGCGGTAAAAATTGACACCAAACGGTATTACATCGGCAACCATGTTGATTTGAGAATGGTCTTAAACAACTGGAACAACATGGGCGCCGGGACGTTCGACACGTATTCAAAAATCCTTCTCGGTAAAGGGAAGCAAGAAGGCATCGACGGATCCATGGTTCAAGATTTTTGGGACGTCGGGATGCGTGATGAGATCGGTCAATATGGTGAGCGAGATGCCGTAGACACCATGCAACTCTACGAGCTTGTGAAGCAATATTATCTCTAA
- a CDS encoding AAA family ATPase produces MFEKAKPQNKKFKLFLIGPEGTFKTRLMLRLLSAKAGPPVGAVIDTEFGTDHYSGEFNFGLEQTADADEIMKLCTKLSTAPGDIKALGIDSFSVYYESLVSKYVDLYLKREKTSVGNKVEYYTLQPRDYQPITREAGKLIRLLMQCDLNVICTAQQKDLWDQNMKIVGTTHDGWKRLPYYFDTVIEIIPDGRAKGSMIGHVKRKDRTGSFKVGEKIPWENDEQVYRYLVSKFGCDFTGGPKAVPVKEAIETNTEVTADAKPKNEDKTAQKEDAATTSKEQPNEDPAAGADGAACETTAADHGDAEESTQPDTSGPARKDQLFQIVKLKKEAQITAPEDWAKLLVPYNVATAKEMTAMQADAFIEELIGKTMSPF; encoded by the coding sequence ATGTTTGAAAAGGCAAAACCACAGAACAAAAAGTTCAAGCTTTTCTTAATCGGCCCGGAAGGCACATTCAAGACCCGACTCATGCTGCGGTTGTTGAGCGCCAAAGCTGGGCCACCGGTCGGCGCTGTGATTGATACAGAATTCGGAACCGACCATTACTCCGGAGAATTCAATTTCGGTTTGGAACAAACTGCAGACGCCGATGAAATCATGAAGCTGTGCACCAAGTTGAGCACGGCGCCGGGGGACATCAAGGCGCTCGGGATTGATTCGTTCTCGGTTTATTATGAATCCCTCGTGAGCAAATACGTGGACCTTTATTTGAAGCGCGAAAAGACCAGCGTTGGCAATAAGGTCGAATATTACACGCTCCAGCCACGCGATTACCAGCCGATCACCAGGGAGGCGGGGAAGCTTATCAGGTTGCTCATGCAGTGCGATTTAAATGTCATCTGCACCGCCCAGCAAAAAGACCTGTGGGACCAGAACATGAAGATTGTCGGGACGACTCATGATGGATGGAAGCGGCTCCCGTATTATTTCGATACGGTTATCGAGATTATTCCGGATGGTCGCGCCAAGGGCAGCATGATCGGGCACGTTAAGCGAAAGGACCGGACCGGGTCGTTCAAGGTCGGCGAGAAGATACCGTGGGAAAACGACGAGCAGGTTTACCGGTATCTGGTTTCTAAGTTCGGGTGTGATTTCACGGGTGGGCCCAAAGCGGTTCCGGTTAAGGAAGCCATTGAGACGAACACCGAAGTGACCGCCGATGCCAAACCCAAGAACGAGGATAAAACCGCCCAGAAAGAGGATGCTGCCACCACATCAAAAGAGCAACCGAATGAGGACCCGGCCGCGGGTGCTGATGGCGCGGCATGCGAAACGACGGCTGCGGATCATGGCGACGCTGAAGAATCAACGCAACCTGACACATCCGGCCCGGCCCGGAAGGACCAACTCTTCCAGATAGTGAAGTTGAAAAAGGAGGCACAAATAACCGCCCCGGAAGACTGGGCGAAACTTCTTGTCCCATACAATGTGGCCACAGCCAAAGAAATGACAGCAATGCAGGCAGATGCTTTTATCGAAGAGTTGATTGGAAAAACAATGTCCCCTTTTTAA